From one Triticum urartu cultivar G1812 chromosome 3, Tu2.1, whole genome shotgun sequence genomic stretch:
- the LOC125544908 gene encoding peroxidase 2-like, whose protein sequence is MATKLAALVVLAAFLAGPAACDGASICFNGWLRLPTYNAALCRPRPDVQTRQRRPAPSGSGLSSGYYNTRCPSAEKIVTDAVKKAVDANPGIGAGLIRLFFHDCFVRGCDGSVLLNTTNSKNSDTEREGPPNQNSLRGFEVIDEAKAAIEAACPDTVSCADIVAYAARDASYFLSDRKINIQMPGGRYDGRESFSNETDQLPGPFSNLTALQGSFAAKGLTSDEMVTLSGAHTIGRARCLFFSTRFSEMEPAFAAKLRAQCNGNDGTNVNQDDVTPNVLDKQYYQNVVDRKVLFTSDAVLNSTETITQVTENANMTGAWERKFEKAMETMGKIGVKTIGNQQGAEIRKVCWRVNN, encoded by the exons ATGGCGACTAAGCTCGCAGCGCTCGTCGTCTTGGCCGCGTTCCTCGCCGGGCCGGCGGCGTGCGACGGCGCCAGCATTTGCTTCAACGGCTGGCTGAGGCTGCCCACCTACAACGCGGCGCTCTGTCGCCCCAGGCCGGACGTTCAGACGCGGCAGAGGAGACCTGCTCCCTCGGGGTCAGGACTCAGCTCCGGCTATTACAACACCAGGTGCCCTAGCGCGGAGAAGATCGTCACGGATGCCGTGAAGAAGGCCGTGGATGCGAACCCTGGCATTGGTGCCGGGCTCATCCGTCTCTTCTTCCATGACTGCTTCGTTCGG GGCTGCGATGGTTCCGTCCTCCTCAACACGACCAACTCGAAGAACAGCGACACGGAGAGGGAAGGCCCTCCCAACCAGAACAGCCTCCGAGGGTTCGAGGTGATTGACGAGGCCAAGGCGGCGATCGAGGCTGCCTGCCCCGACACAGTCTCATGTGCCGACATCGTCGCCTACGCTGCCCGCGACGCGTCCTACTTCCTCAGCGACCGCAAGATCAACATCCAGATGCCGGGCGGCCGCTACGACGGCCGCGAGTCATTCTCCAACGAGACAGACCAGCTGCCTGGGCCCTTCTCTAACCTCACGGCGCTTCAGGGGAGTTTCGCGGCCAAGGGACTCACCTCCGACGAGATGGTCACGCTCTCCGGCGCGCACACCATCGGCCGCGCCCGCTGCTTGTTCTTCTCCACCCGTTTCTCTGAGATGGAACCGGCATTTGCCGCCAAGCTTAGGGCCCAGTGCAACGGCAACGACGGCACCAACGTGAACCAAGATGATGTGACCCCCAACGTCCTGGATAAGCAGTACTACCAGAACGTGGTCGACAGGAAAGTGTTGTTCACCTCAGATGCCGTGCTCAACTCGACGGAAACGATAACGCAGGTGACAGAAAACGCGAACATGACCGGGGCGTGGGAGAGGAAGTTCGAGAAAGCCATGGAGACTATGGGGAAAATCGGGGTCAAGACCATAGGCAACCAGCAAGGCGCAGAGATCAGGAAGGTATGCTGGAGAGTCAACAACTAA